Proteins encoded by one window of Orbaceae bacterium BiB:
- a CDS encoding glycosyltransferase family 1 protein: MYMEEVVYINGRFLTQNMTGVQRFALEICKELVKLRNDVVFLVPHSIDVNLIPKSFNLQVIGKKNGLHWEQIELPRYLKTQKNPLLINLCNRAPVFYKNNILVLHDVTFRRYPKSVSFSFGVFYKLMVPLLVKHAKQLLTVSEFSKNEIQHFYPNCKNNIEIIYNAVGEKFSSNGKLACEENYLLAVSSDYLHKNFHRLVEAFIQLNDPSMKLKIVGSKGKIAEQYQAVKNIDFIGRVSDEELIKLYQNAFAFVFPSLYEGFGIPPLEAQACGCPVLSSNLSVMPEVLADSVIYFNPFDIDNIVNAFKKVMMDKNLYNELINKGYKNVARFSWIDSAIKLNAIISSHIGLDEL, encoded by the coding sequence ATGTATATGGAAGAGGTTGTATATATTAATGGTCGTTTTCTCACTCAAAATATGACAGGCGTACAACGTTTTGCATTAGAAATTTGCAAGGAACTTGTCAAGTTACGAAATGATGTTGTATTTCTTGTACCTCATTCAATCGATGTGAATTTGATACCAAAATCTTTTAATTTGCAGGTGATTGGTAAAAAGAATGGGCTTCATTGGGAACAAATTGAGTTACCTCGTTACCTAAAGACCCAAAAAAATCCTTTATTAATTAATCTTTGTAACCGTGCACCAGTATTTTATAAAAATAATATTCTCGTTTTACATGATGTAACATTTAGACGATATCCTAAAAGCGTTTCTTTTAGTTTTGGTGTTTTCTATAAATTAATGGTGCCATTACTAGTGAAACATGCTAAACAGCTATTAACAGTTAGTGAGTTTTCAAAGAACGAGATACAACATTTTTATCCTAATTGTAAAAATAATATTGAGATTATTTATAATGCGGTTGGTGAAAAATTTTCATCAAATGGAAAACTAGCATGTGAAGAAAATTATTTACTAGCTGTATCATCAGATTACTTACATAAAAACTTCCATAGGTTGGTTGAGGCTTTTATTCAACTTAATGACCCATCTATGAAATTAAAAATAGTTGGTAGTAAAGGTAAAATTGCTGAACAATATCAAGCTGTAAAAAATATAGATTTTATTGGTAGAGTTTCCGATGAGGAGTTAATCAAACTGTATCAAAATGCTTTTGCTTTTGTGTTTCCATCATTGTATGAGGGGTTTGGTATTCCACCCTTAGAGGCTCAAGCTTGTGGATGTCCAGTTTTATCATCTAATTTATCAGTGATGCCTGAGGTTTTGGCTGACAGCGTAATTTATTTCAATCCTTTTGATATCGATAATATAGTCAATGCTTTCAAAAAGGTTATGATGGATAAAAATCTATATAATGAATTAATCAATAAGGGCTATAAAAATGTAGCTCGTTTTTCATGGATTGATTCAGCAATAAAATTGAATGCGATAATTAGTTCTCATATTGGTTTAGATGAATTATGA
- a CDS encoding oligosaccharide flippase family protein yields MSESSRNIMKNISTKVRLSDSLISMIGVVVGQLLFFISLWFIGRYLGADVLGELNYQLSLATFLGTIFVFRYELACICNSSLESFKSLCNIYFLAIVVVSILSAIALIFDNSIILIVLFAFSFIVIQGFINYLNSLRKYVYIGFFRCIINLFFTIAVVILFLLDASSNLFLIYSILYSCVAIFLLILVFYEKYQEKTVLDFSFFLQENRRYPLFIFPSTCCSAIYLYALSIFIPVWYGLADAGYFTVAYKMGFFPIALLSQSISGVFRRDMLSALDVSSSDIRDVYKTYMKYMLILAILYGIFSYLFSEWIIEFMFGQSWSLASTIYKYMIPLFFLQLLYSPASQLFLVFKKQKIDFLMNFLFGSALGILFLINYIIHFSLINLIILFTAVSSIVLILNLCITYRMVFNYDRIYN; encoded by the coding sequence TTGAGCGAATCCAGTCGTAATATAATGAAAAATATAAGTACTAAAGTTAGATTAAGCGACTCACTGATTTCGATGATCGGTGTTGTTGTTGGTCAATTGTTATTTTTTATATCATTATGGTTTATCGGCCGCTATTTAGGTGCCGATGTTTTAGGTGAGCTAAATTATCAGCTATCTCTAGCAACATTTTTAGGGACAATATTTGTTTTTAGATATGAGTTAGCTTGCATTTGTAATTCATCTTTAGAGTCATTTAAATCTCTTTGCAATATATACTTTCTGGCAATAGTTGTTGTCAGCATTTTATCAGCGATAGCGCTAATTTTCGATAATAGTATTATTCTGATAGTTTTATTTGCTTTTAGCTTTATTGTTATTCAAGGGTTTATTAATTATTTAAATAGCTTAAGAAAATATGTATATATAGGTTTTTTCAGATGTATTATTAATTTATTTTTCACTATTGCTGTAGTCATATTGTTTTTACTTGATGCAAGTAGTAACTTATTTTTGATTTATTCTATATTATATAGTTGTGTAGCTATTTTTTTGTTGATCCTAGTCTTCTATGAAAAATATCAAGAAAAAACTGTATTGGATTTTAGTTTTTTTCTTCAGGAAAATAGACGATACCCTCTATTTATTTTTCCATCAACCTGTTGTTCTGCGATTTATTTATATGCCTTATCTATTTTTATTCCAGTATGGTATGGTTTGGCGGATGCAGGGTATTTTACGGTTGCATATAAAATGGGTTTTTTCCCTATTGCATTATTGTCACAAAGTATTAGTGGTGTTTTTCGACGGGATATGTTGTCTGCTTTGGATGTTTCATCGTCTGATATAAGAGATGTGTATAAAACATATATGAAATATATGCTTATATTAGCTATTTTATATGGTATATTCAGCTATTTATTTTCTGAATGGATTATTGAATTTATGTTTGGCCAAAGCTGGTCTCTTGCTTCAACGATCTATAAATATATGATTCCTTTATTTTTCTTACAATTACTTTATTCTCCTGCATCTCAACTTTTTTTAGTATTCAAAAAGCAAAAAATTGATTTTTTAATGAATTTTTTATTTGGTAGCGCTTTGGGTATTCTGTTTTTAATTAATTATATCATCCATTTTTCATTAATTAATTTGATAATTTTATTTACTGCAGTTTCCTCGATAGTTTTAATTTTGAATTTATGTATAACTTATAGAATGGTTTTTAATTATGATCGTATTTATAATTGA